From Brassica rapa cultivar Chiifu-401-42 chromosome A06, CAAS_Brap_v3.01, whole genome shotgun sequence:
TAACTGAAAATGGCCTAAGGCCCAACTACCGAAACAACTCTACTCTAGCGAGAAACCCTCTATCATCAACCACCACACTTCACACAGTAAAAAAAGAAAGCCAAGTAGCTATACGTTGTCTTCTGTATTGTGGTTTCTTGATCACAAACTTTGGGTCTTTCATTCAGGACCTTCTGAAGTTGGAAAGACTCCAAGCAGAGCTTACTGAGCGTTGTGGCCATCAGCCAACCCTTGCACAGTGGGCTTCTGCTGCTGGAATCGATAAAAAAACTTTAAGGAAACGTATAACTCACGGCACACAATGCAAGGACAGAATGATTAAAAGCAACATTCGTCTCGTCATTTCGATTGCAAAGAATTACCAAGGAGCTGGGATGGACTTCCAAGATCTTGTCCAGGTTCGAGTTTCTCACTCCTTTATCTGTTGTGTAATATAATTACATCTGTTAACAGTACTGATGAAAGTGAACATTATGGTCACAGGAAGGATGCAGAGGGCTTGTGAGGGGAGCAGAGAAGTTTGATGCTACAAAGGGATTTAAattttcaacttatgcacattGGTGGATCAAGCAAGCTGTGAGGAAGTCTCTCTCTGATCAGTCCAGGATGATAAGATTGCCTGTAAGTCGCCGCagttattttaataaatgttcTGATGATACAAATTTTAATGGGATGATTTGGCAGTTTCACATGGTGGAAGCAACGTACAGGGTGAAAGAGGCAAGAAAGCAACTGTACAGTGAAACAGGTAAGCAGCCAAAGAATGAAGAAGTTGCAGAGGCGACAGGGCTGTCGATGAAGAGGCTCATGGCGGTTCTGCTCTCTCCGAAGCCTCCAAGGTCGCTAGACCAGAAGATTGGAATCAATCTGAACCTCAAACCTTCGGTAAACACATCATagtcttcttcttgttttgagTAAATATGACATTATGAGTGTTGTGAATGCAGGAAGTGATATCAGATCCTGAAGCTGAAACTTCAGAGGATATACTGATGAAGCAGTTCATGAGGGAGGACTTGGACAAAGTTCTGGACTCGTTGGGTACGAGGGAGAAGCAGGTGATACGTTGGAGATTTGGGATGGAGGATGGGAGGATGAAGACGTTGCAAGAGATCGGTGAGACGATGGGTGTGAGCCGGGAGAGGGTGAGGCAGATAGAATCTTCTGCTTTCAGGAAGCTcaagaacaagaagagaaaCAACCATTTGCAGCAGTACTTAGTTGCACAAACAAAAGAATCATAAATCATTTTTATCATTTGCTGAGAGCATGTGTTGTGCATAGAAACCGAGTTAAATTCATTTCACAAgcaataacaatttttttagcaTTTACACACTCGTTTATATTACTTgacatttttaaattaaacatacaaattatatttagtttttaaaCAAAAGCATCACtagttatttttaatatcaCATTATCAATTATCTATCTAAACATAATTCAACAATTAAGtatacaaaatacaaatgattataaataattaaagtgaTAAATGTTACAGTGAAATTGAAATCATTATCTAATTTGAAATGGAGTGTTATCtaattgccaaaaaaaaagaaaatagtatTTTTGTGGAGACCAGATGCACTCTTTATTTCAAAAGCAGGTGAAATCATATgtactatatactatataaatgtCACACTTTCtaaagacaaataaaaaaataaacaacttATTTGCACTTCAAAAGtggaaataaataaacaagaaaattacATGGTAGCAACATTGACCCTGAAAAAACTTGTTcatgtatataaataaaactaattaaaaacgTTTTGGAAAATTAAGAAGAGGCATTAGCGTCAAAAACTTAATAGGTTTTTATGTTTTACTATAAAGTTTAAAAGCTGTATAAACT
This genomic window contains:
- the LOC103871598 gene encoding RNA polymerase sigma factor sigB, producing the protein MSSCLLPNFKCQPDSFSIHFRTSYSLSKHNKSSVYFQPQCAVSTSPPLLTSTLDVSKLRLPSFDTDSDRPWTYTGAVGPSTEAKYLEALASETLLTSDEAVVAAAAAEALALARAALKVAKDATLFSNTHNAKPSVTSSAPDKRSKWDQFTEKERAGILGHLAVSDTGVVSDRVTAPAPPECNKESAEKQEAEPLEEEEEEIVAVSSAVRSTRQTERKARRAKGLEKTASGMQSAVKTVSSSRKKRVASQEIDNNDPLRYLRMTTSSSKLLTAREEQQLSEGIQDLLKLERLQAELTERCGHQPTLAQWASAAGIDKKTLRKRITHGTQCKDRMIKSNIRLVISIAKNYQGAGMDFQDLVQEGCRGLVRGAEKFDATKGFKFSTYAHWWIKQAVRKSLSDQSRMIRLPFHMVEATYRVKEARKQLYSETGKQPKNEEVAEATGLSMKRLMAVLLSPKPPRSLDQKIGINLNLKPSEVISDPEAETSEDILMKQFMREDLDKVLDSLGTREKQVIRWRFGMEDGRMKTLQEIGETMGVSRERVRQIESSAFRKLKNKKRNNHLQQYLVAQTKES